The proteins below come from a single Kosakonia sp. SMBL-WEM22 genomic window:
- a CDS encoding glycine cleavage system transcriptional repressor, translating to MTTSPQHFLVITALGADRPGIVNTITRHVSSYGCNIEDSRLAMLGEEFTFIMLLSGSWNAITLIESTLPLKGAELDLLIVMKRTEARPRPDMPATVWVQVDVPDSPHLIERFTALFDAHEMNIAELVSRTQPASADGVPQLFIQITAHSPASRDASNIEQAFRALCTELNAQGSINVVNYSQHDEQDGVKQ from the coding sequence TTGACAACCTCACCACAACACTTTTTGGTTATCACTGCGCTGGGGGCCGACCGGCCTGGCATTGTGAATACGATCACACGCCATGTCAGCAGCTACGGTTGTAATATTGAAGACAGCCGGCTGGCGATGCTGGGAGAAGAGTTCACCTTTATTATGCTGCTTTCAGGGTCGTGGAACGCTATTACCCTTATCGAATCGACCCTGCCGCTGAAAGGCGCCGAACTGGATCTGTTGATTGTGATGAAGCGTACCGAGGCTCGCCCGCGTCCTGATATGCCCGCCACCGTTTGGGTGCAGGTTGACGTACCGGATTCTCCCCATTTGATTGAACGCTTTACGGCGTTATTCGATGCTCACGAGATGAATATTGCCGAGCTGGTCTCCCGCACTCAGCCCGCCAGCGCCGATGGTGTTCCGCAACTCTTTATTCAGATTACCGCCCACAGCCCCGCGTCGCGGGACGCATCAAATATTGAGCAGGCGTTTCGGGCGCTCTGTACAGAATTGAATGCGCAAGGCAGTATAAACGTCGTCAACTATTCTCAGCATGATGAACAGGATGGAGTGAAGCAATGA
- the dapA gene encoding 4-hydroxy-tetrahydrodipicolinate synthase, which translates to MFTGSIVALITPMDSQGKVCRSSLKKLIDYHVASGTSAIVSVGTTGESATLSHDEHADVVELTVELADGRIPVIAGTGANATAEAISLTQRFNNSGIVGCLTVTPYYNRPTQEGLFQHFKAIAEHTDLPQILYNVPSRTGCDMLPETVGRLAEVKNIIGIKEATGNLSRVHQIKELVSDDFILLSGDDATAMDFMQLGGHGVISVTTNVAAREMAEMCKLAAEGQFADARAINQRLMPLHNKLFVEPNPIPVKWACKELGLVATDTLRLPMTPITDHGREVVRAALKHAGLL; encoded by the coding sequence ATGTTCACGGGAAGTATTGTTGCGCTTATTACGCCGATGGATTCGCAAGGTAAAGTCTGCCGGTCAAGCCTGAAGAAACTGATTGATTATCATGTCGCCAGTGGAACCTCGGCGATCGTTTCGGTAGGGACTACCGGCGAATCCGCAACCCTGAGCCACGACGAGCATGCTGATGTGGTTGAACTGACGGTTGAGCTGGCTGACGGGCGCATTCCTGTTATTGCCGGCACGGGCGCAAACGCCACCGCCGAAGCCATCAGCCTGACGCAGCGTTTCAATAACAGCGGCATCGTTGGCTGCCTCACCGTTACCCCCTATTACAACCGCCCGACGCAGGAAGGTCTGTTCCAGCACTTCAAAGCCATCGCCGAACATACTGACCTGCCGCAGATTCTGTATAATGTGCCGTCGCGCACTGGCTGCGATATGCTGCCGGAAACCGTGGGACGCCTGGCGGAAGTCAAAAATATTATCGGTATTAAAGAAGCGACCGGGAACTTAAGTCGTGTTCACCAGATCAAAGAGCTGGTTTCAGACGACTTTATCCTGCTGAGCGGCGACGACGCCACGGCGATGGACTTCATGCAGCTCGGCGGTCACGGTGTGATTTCCGTCACCACCAACGTGGCGGCGCGCGAAATGGCCGAGATGTGCAAACTGGCCGCTGAAGGGCAGTTTGCCGATGCCCGCGCGATTAACCAGCGTCTGATGCCGTTACACAACAAACTATTTGTCGAACCCAATCCGATCCCGGTCAAATGGGCATGTAAGGAGTTGGGACTTGTGGCAACCGATACGCTGCGTTTGCCGATGACACCGATTACCGACCACGGTCGTGAGGTGGTTCGTGCGGCGCTTAAGCATGCCGGTCTGCTGTAA
- the bcp gene encoding thioredoxin-dependent thiol peroxidase: MNPLKAGDIAPKFSLPDQDGEQVNLADFQGQRVLVYFYPKAMTPGCTVQACGLRDNMDELKKAGVEVLGISTDKPEKLSRFAEKELLNFTLLSDESHEVCQQFGVWGEKTFMGKTYDGIHRISFLIDAAGTIEHVFDDFKTSNHHDIVVNWLKENA; encoded by the coding sequence ATGAATCCACTGAAAGCCGGTGATATCGCACCGAAATTTAGCTTGCCCGATCAGGACGGTGAACAAGTAAATTTAGCCGACTTCCAGGGACAGCGTGTTCTGGTCTATTTCTACCCGAAAGCCATGACACCGGGTTGTACCGTCCAGGCCTGCGGCCTGCGCGATAACATGGATGAGCTGAAAAAAGCAGGCGTGGAAGTTCTCGGTATCAGCACTGATAAACCGGAAAAACTCTCCCGCTTCGCCGAGAAAGAGCTGCTCAACTTTACCCTGCTGTCCGATGAAAGCCATGAAGTGTGCCAGCAATTTGGCGTCTGGGGTGAGAAGACCTTTATGGGGAAAACTTACGACGGCATTCACCGCATCAGTTTTCTGATTGATGCCGCGGGCACCATTGAACATGTGTTTGATGACTTTAAAACCAGTAATCACCACGATATCGTCGTGAACTGGTTAAAAGAGAACGCCTAA
- the bamC gene encoding outer membrane protein assembly factor BamC, producing MAYSVQKSRLAKVASVSLVMLLAACNSDSRYKRQVSGDESYLDATPLAELHAPAGLILPVQTGDYNVPSASGSGAVGKALDIRPPAQPLALVTGARTQFNGDTATLMVENGRGNTLWPQVVSLIQAKNFTIAKRDDAAQTLTTDWVEWNRQDEDQQYRGRYQIAVKPQGYQQAVVVKLVNLEQAGKPVGDTASLQRYSTEMLNVISAGLDKTATDAQNAAEKRSVTTLDVQSGADDTGLPMLVVRGPFNVVWQRLPNVLEKVGMKVTDSTRSTGSMTVTYKPLSDSDWQALGARDPGLSSGDYKLQVGDLDNRSSLQFIDPKGHTLTQSQNDALVAALQAAFNQ from the coding sequence ATGGCTTACTCAGTACAGAAGTCGCGCCTGGCGAAGGTAGCGAGTGTTTCACTTGTGATGTTGCTCGCCGCCTGCAATTCCGATTCACGTTACAAGCGTCAGGTCAGCGGGGACGAATCCTATCTGGATGCGACGCCGCTTGCTGAGCTTCATGCGCCCGCCGGGCTGATCCTGCCGGTGCAGACTGGGGACTACAATGTCCCTTCCGCCAGCGGCAGCGGTGCCGTTGGTAAAGCGCTGGACATTCGTCCGCCAGCACAGCCGCTGGCGCTGGTGACCGGTGCGCGTACCCAGTTCAACGGCGATACCGCCACGCTGATGGTAGAGAATGGTCGCGGCAATACCTTATGGCCGCAGGTTGTTAGCCTGATTCAGGCGAAAAACTTCACCATCGCCAAACGCGACGATGCCGCGCAGACCCTCACAACCGATTGGGTTGAGTGGAACCGTCAGGATGAAGATCAGCAGTATCGCGGTCGCTACCAAATCGCGGTGAAACCGCAGGGTTATCAGCAGGCGGTGGTCGTTAAACTGGTGAACCTTGAGCAGGCGGGTAAACCGGTAGGTGATACCGCATCGCTGCAGCGCTACAGCACCGAAATGCTGAACGTTATCTCCGCCGGCCTCGATAAAACCGCCACCGATGCGCAGAACGCCGCTGAGAAGCGCAGCGTGACCACGCTCGACGTGCAGAGCGGCGCGGATGATACCGGTCTGCCGATGCTGGTGGTGCGCGGTCCGTTCAACGTCGTCTGGCAGCGTCTGCCGAACGTGCTGGAGAAAGTGGGCATGAAAGTGACCGACAGCACCCGCTCTACTGGCAGCATGACTGTGACCTACAAGCCGCTCTCTGACAGCGACTGGCAGGCACTGGGCGCGCGCGATCCGGGTCTCAGCTCCGGCGATTATAAACTGCAGGTCGGCGACCTTGATAACCGCAGCAGCCTCCAGTTTATCGATCCGAAGGGCCACACCCTGACGCAATCCCAGAACGACGCGTTAGTCGCCGCCTTGCAGGCCGCGTTTAACCAGTAA
- the purC gene encoding phosphoribosylaminoimidazolesuccinocarboxamide synthase: MQKQAELYRGKAKTVYSTENPDLLVLEFRNDTSAGDGARIEQFDRKGMVNNKFNHFIMTKLAEAGIPTQMEALLSDTECLVKKLDMVPVECVIRNRAAGSLVKRLGIEEGIELNPPLFDLFLKNDAMHDPMVNESYCETFGWVNKENLARMKELSYKANDVLSKLFDDAGLILVDFKLEFGLFNGEVVLGDEFSPDGSRLWDKETLDKMDKDRFRQSLGGLIEAYEAVAHRLGVKLD, from the coding sequence ATGCAAAAGCAAGCTGAGTTGTATCGCGGCAAAGCGAAAACCGTCTACAGTACCGAAAACCCGGACCTGTTGGTGCTCGAATTCCGTAACGATACGTCAGCAGGGGATGGCGCGCGCATTGAGCAGTTTGATCGTAAAGGGATGGTGAACAACAAATTCAACCACTTCATTATGACCAAACTTGCCGAAGCCGGTATCCCAACCCAGATGGAAGCGCTGCTCTCGGATACCGAATGTCTGGTGAAAAAGCTGGATATGGTGCCGGTCGAGTGCGTGATCCGCAACCGCGCCGCGGGCTCGCTGGTGAAACGTCTGGGCATTGAAGAAGGCATTGAGCTTAATCCGCCGCTGTTTGACCTGTTTTTGAAAAACGACGCCATGCACGATCCGATGGTCAACGAATCTTACTGCGAAACCTTCGGCTGGGTGAATAAAGAGAACCTGGCGCGCATGAAGGAGCTCTCCTACAAAGCCAACGACGTGCTGAGCAAGCTGTTTGATGACGCAGGCCTGATCCTCGTCGATTTCAAACTGGAGTTTGGCCTCTTCAACGGCGAAGTGGTGCTGGGCGACGAGTTCTCCCCGGATGGCAGCCGCCTGTGGGACAAAGAGACGCTGGATAAAATGGACAAAGACCGCTTCCGCCAGAGCCTCGGTGGGCTGATCGAAGCCTATGAAGCCGTTGCACACCGTCTGGGCGTAAAACTGGACTGA